ACGGTGGCTTCGGAAAAAGCAAGGTCAGGGCACAAACTCGGTTTGCCAGGAAGAAAAGCCTGACTCCGGCGTCTATCGTGCGACGGTCTCGCCTGCGACCATGGGACGAGCGCTGGCCTCGGTGGGCGCGCGGCGGAAGCGGCCCCGCCCTGTGGTGCGCTGCCCCTGGCCCGAGCGTCAGCGGCAGCAGCGGCTGTGGCAACTGAAGTGCCGGGCGGTCTACGCCCGGCCCGAGGAGCCCGTCTGCTACGAGGACGAGATGGACGTGCATCTCAACCCCAAGGTGGGGCCCGATTGGATGCTGCCTGGAGAGCGGCGAGAGGTCGTCACTCCGGGCAACAACCAGAAGCGCTACGTGGCCGGAGCGCTCAACTCACGTACGGGCGAGCTGACGTGGGTGAAGGGGGAGCGGAAAACGAGTGCTCTCTTCATCGAGTTGGTGCGCGCGGTGAGCGAGGCCAACCCCATGGCCAGACGCCTGCACTTCATCCTGGACAACGCGGCCACGCACTCCAGCAAGAAGACAAAGAAGGCGCTGGCCGAGATGGGCGAACGGATGGTGCTGCACTTCCTGCCGCCGTACTGCCCCGAGGGCAACCGCATCGAGCGGGTCTGGTGGGACGTGCATGCCAACGTCACCCGCAACCACCGGTGCAAGAAGATGTCGGCGCTCATTGCCGAGGTGGATGCCTATCTGGAAGCTCGCAACGCTCAGCAGACTGCGAGTCCGCTGCTGCGCGCCGGTCCCGCTCGACGCGCAGCATGAGATCGTTCGAGAATTACAAGCGGTCGCTTAGAGTGAGAAGGAAGCACACCCAGGGCCGCCCCGAGGGAAACCCTACCAGGGCCCGGCGGGGCGCCGCTACCGTTGTAGCACGCGGTTGTCCCCCCCTACGCGGGCCAGCCCTCGCGACTCAGCGCGCCCCCCTGCCTGAGCCTGGCGAGCGCTCCGCCTACAAACTTCCCGGTGCACTTCACCCGTGTCCTCGAGGAGCGTCAGCCCTCGTGGACCTGGACCGGACGGAGCCGTCAGACTGCGAGACATGAACCTCTCGCGAGCCGCCCTTCTCGTCCTGCTCCAGCCGCTGGCCGTCCAGGCCGCGGAGTACCGTGTGGGCCCTGACCAGCAGTACACCCGCCTGGGTGACGTGCCTTGGGAGTCACTCGAGCCCGGAGACACCGTCTTCGTCCACGCACGGCCCACGCCCTACGCGGAGAAGTGGGTCCTGGGCCGCCGGGGCACAGCCGCCGCGCCCATCACCGTGCGCGGCGTGAAGGACGCGCAGGGCAACCTGCCCGTCATCGTCGGCGAGAACGCCACCACGCGCTCGCAGCTCAACTATTGGGGCGAGGAGCGCGGCATCCTGAAGATTGGTGGCTCCAACCGGCCCGCGGACACAATGCCCGCGCACCTGGTGGTGGAGAACCTCCACCTGCGCCGGGCACGCGGCGCCTTCACCGGCCGCAACGGCGCGTCCACCTACCTGGACAACGCCGCCGCCATCTTCATCGAGAAGGGCGAACACATCACCATCCGGGGCTGCGTGCTCGAGGACAGCGGCAACGGCCTGTTCGTCGCCAACCAGGCGTCGAATGTCACCGTCGAGCACAGCTACATCCTGGGCAACGGCAACACCGGCAGCATCCTCGAGCACAACGCGTACACCGAAGCGCTGGGCATCACCTACCAGTTCAACCGCTTCGGCCCGCTCTGCAGCGGATGTCTGGGCAACAACCTGAAGGACCGCTCGGCGGGCAGTCTCATCCGGTACAACTGGATTGAGGGAGGTAACCGGCAGCTCGACCTGGTGGACTCGTCCAGCGGCACGCTGCGCGCGGCGCCGTCGTATGCGCGGACCTTCGTCTACGGCAACGTCCTGTTGGAGCCCGAGGGCGCGGGCAACCGGCAAATCGTCCACTTCGGTGGCGACTCCGGCAACACGGCCAACTACCGGGGCACGCTCTACTTCTTCCACAACACCGTGGTGTCCAGCCGCACGGACCGGACCACGCTGTTGCGGCTGTCGCACCAGAACCAGACGGCACATGTGACGAACAACGTGGTGCTGGTGGCCTCGGCCAATGGCAACACGCTGTCCCTCACGGACGAGGCGGGCACGCTCCGACATGGGGGCAACTGGTACAAGCCCGGCTACGTGAGC
This genomic interval from Myxococcus xanthus contains the following:
- a CDS encoding right-handed parallel beta-helix repeat-containing protein, which encodes MNLSRAALLVLLQPLAVQAAEYRVGPDQQYTRLGDVPWESLEPGDTVFVHARPTPYAEKWVLGRRGTAAAPITVRGVKDAQGNLPVIVGENATTRSQLNYWGEERGILKIGGSNRPADTMPAHLVVENLHLRRARGAFTGRNGASTYLDNAAAIFIEKGEHITIRGCVLEDSGNGLFVANQASNVTVEHSYILGNGNTGSILEHNAYTEALGITYQFNRFGPLCSGCLGNNLKDRSAGSLIRYNWIEGGNRQLDLVDSSSGTLRAAPSYARTFVYGNVLLEPEGAGNRQIVHFGGDSGNTANYRGTLYFFHNTVVSSRTDRTTLLRLSHQNQTAHVTNNVVLVASANGNTLSLTDEAGTLRHGGNWYKPGYVSTFGTLTGAVVDAGGNLTGTDPGFISLAGQDFRLAAASALRSQAVALPAETSSEPVTWQYVKHTAGEPRAQVSPAHIGAYGDASEPGTETPDAGTGTEPDAGTGTPTDAGTTPQPDDAESSGGCAAAGASFAGPLAFAILGILGRRRRNPARGQ
- a CDS encoding IS630 family transposase, which codes for MSWCRWYCWRRWLRKKQGQGTNSVCQEEKPDSGVYRATVSPATMGRALASVGARRKRPRPVVRCPWPERQRQQRLWQLKCRAVYARPEEPVCYEDEMDVHLNPKVGPDWMLPGERREVVTPGNNQKRYVAGALNSRTGELTWVKGERKTSALFIELVRAVSEANPMARRLHFILDNAATHSSKKTKKALAEMGERMVLHFLPPYCPEGNRIERVWWDVHANVTRNHRCKKMSALIAEVDAYLEARNAQQTASPLLRAGPARRAA